The Hymenobacter sp. GOD-10R genome includes a window with the following:
- a CDS encoding class I SAM-dependent methyltransferase, with translation MNFKDRLYEVYVSSEQAGGAVVNQLKSGKQPFDGSGPYITQLIKEYIPTDRNLRIIDLGCGHGAHLYFLKKQGYHNLIGVDTSAEQVELAHQLGVEEVQCGDMEEFLSRDREAADVVLLIDILEHLPLKIAFELLDSIFAKLNKGGRLIIHVPNAEGLYGMRIRYGDLTHEQAFTPTSIRQLLKTVGFSKVTYSEDKPVVHGMLSFIRRVLWGILTAPHRLLLMAETGHKRFILSQNMLVVAQKGG, from the coding sequence ATGAATTTCAAAGACAGATTGTACGAAGTTTACGTGAGCAGTGAGCAAGCAGGTGGCGCTGTCGTCAATCAACTAAAAAGCGGCAAGCAGCCCTTCGACGGCAGTGGCCCTTACATCACGCAACTCATCAAGGAGTATATCCCAACTGACCGAAACCTACGCATTATCGACCTAGGTTGCGGACACGGCGCACACCTCTATTTCTTAAAGAAGCAGGGCTATCATAACCTGATCGGGGTAGATACTTCGGCGGAGCAGGTGGAGCTAGCCCATCAGCTAGGGGTGGAGGAAGTGCAGTGCGGTGACATGGAGGAGTTCTTATCCCGTGACCGGGAAGCGGCAGACGTTGTGTTGCTGATTGACATTCTGGAGCACCTGCCGCTAAAAATTGCATTCGAATTATTGGATAGCATTTTCGCCAAGCTGAACAAAGGTGGGCGGCTGATTATCCACGTGCCGAACGCAGAAGGCCTCTACGGCATGCGCATCCGCTACGGCGACCTAACGCACGAGCAAGCTTTCACGCCGACCTCTATCCGGCAGCTACTCAAAACGGTTGGCTTCTCCAAGGTCACGTACTCGGAAGATAAGCCTGTCGTGCATGGAATGCTGTCGTTTATCCGGCGGGTGCTGTGGGGAATACTAACAGCGCCGCACCGGTTGCTCCTAATGGCAGAAACGGGGCATAAGCGCTTTATCTTGTCTCAAAACATGCTGGTGGTAGCGCAGAAAGGCGGCTAG
- the kduI gene encoding 5-dehydro-4-deoxy-D-glucuronate isomerase, producing MIQYYACSPRETAAMNTAELRSHFLIETMFVPGDIHFVYTHYDRMMVGGAAPLAEPVTLPCPAELRANFFLERRELGALNIGGAGQITVDGQTYDLGTQDCLYIGKGSREVQFSSVDAANPAKYYLLSAPAHKEYPTTRRTQAEATPVEMGTLETANQRTIYKYIYNEGIPSCQLVMGLTQLKPGSVWNTMPSHVHDRRMEAYLYFNLPENQRVLHMMGQPQETRPLWISNEQAILSPPWSIHTGCGTSNYAFIWGMAGENLEYTDMDPVGIYDLS from the coding sequence ATGATTCAATACTATGCCTGTAGCCCGCGCGAAACCGCGGCCATGAACACAGCTGAGCTACGCAGCCACTTTCTGATTGAAACGATGTTTGTACCTGGTGACATTCACTTCGTTTATACACACTACGACCGCATGATGGTAGGTGGAGCGGCTCCCCTTGCGGAGCCAGTAACGCTCCCTTGCCCTGCCGAGCTGCGGGCTAACTTCTTTCTGGAGCGCCGGGAGCTAGGTGCCTTGAACATTGGCGGCGCCGGGCAAATAACCGTTGATGGCCAGACCTACGACCTAGGTACCCAAGACTGTCTTTACATCGGCAAAGGCAGCCGCGAGGTGCAATTCAGCAGCGTTGATGCAGCTAATCCGGCGAAATACTACCTGTTATCAGCCCCGGCGCATAAGGAATACCCAACCACCCGCCGTACGCAAGCTGAGGCAACACCCGTGGAGATGGGCACGTTGGAAACTGCCAACCAGCGCACCATCTACAAGTACATCTACAACGAGGGCATCCCAAGCTGCCAGCTTGTGATGGGCCTCACCCAGTTGAAGCCTGGCAGCGTGTGGAACACCATGCCGAGCCACGTGCACGACCGCCGCATGGAGGCATATCTGTACTTCAACCTGCCCGAAAATCAGCGCGTGCTACACATGATGGGCCAGCCACAAGAGACGCGCCCACTGTGGATCAGCAACGAGCAGGCTATTCTGTCGCCGCCGTGGTCAATTCATACGGGTTGCGGCACAAGTAACTATGCTTTCATCTGGGGCATGGCCGGCGAAAACCTGGAGTACACCGACATGGACCCTGTAGGTATCTACGACCTAAGCTAG
- a CDS encoding RagB/SusD family nutrient uptake outer membrane protein, with product MKRFALAFTALLGASQLMSSCKKDYLEENPASLYTPQTVLVDSLGFESAMAGLQSVVREQYTRSDEQGLLGMMQEGTDVAIPGQVQGAEIPYYNYTLLNAQDQAASVMWSWAYRTINNCNQIIAGAATAPATLRQGYKNRISAEARFFRAYAYNFLVTLWGDVPLVDAPVTSPRTDFTRTPVADVNAFIINDLTTAIPSMFNASKAVSGRITQGAAQQLLGEVYLRTKQNALAEQVLQSLINSNQYKLITARYGVRASLPGDYFSDMFIIGNQRRNQGNTELIWGVEQQLLVPGATTNAQQRRMWVPAYYNIKGMALADSLGGRGLGRLRLSNWVDYRLYTAQDMRNSKYNLKRRFYYNDPTQTATYGKRVTGLAGSDTIYNITPYTTKWNQFDPSDTFGFGTIKDITMMRLGETYLLLAEAQFNQGKLAEAAASINVLRTRAQAPQVTASQITLNFILDERARELIGEEQRRITLVRTGTLVERTLRLNGASVTGLTDKNLLLPIPQTSIDLNSSGGLTQNPGY from the coding sequence ATGAAACGTTTTGCGTTAGCATTCACGGCTTTGCTGGGAGCATCCCAGCTGATGAGCTCGTGTAAGAAAGATTACCTGGAAGAAAATCCCGCCTCGCTCTACACGCCTCAAACAGTACTCGTTGACTCGCTAGGGTTTGAATCCGCCATGGCTGGTTTGCAGTCAGTGGTACGGGAGCAGTACACGCGTTCCGATGAGCAAGGCCTTCTCGGCATGATGCAGGAGGGCACCGACGTGGCCATTCCGGGCCAGGTGCAGGGCGCCGAGATACCTTATTATAACTACACATTGCTGAATGCCCAGGACCAAGCGGCCTCGGTGATGTGGAGCTGGGCTTATCGCACCATCAACAACTGCAACCAGATTATTGCGGGCGCGGCTACGGCACCTGCTACCCTGCGCCAGGGCTACAAAAACCGCATCAGCGCAGAGGCTAGGTTCTTCCGAGCCTACGCTTATAATTTCTTGGTTACGCTCTGGGGGGATGTGCCGCTGGTAGATGCGCCCGTGACTTCGCCGCGCACTGACTTCACCCGTACGCCTGTTGCGGATGTCAACGCCTTTATCATCAATGACCTGACCACCGCTATTCCAAGCATGTTCAATGCGAGCAAAGCTGTGTCGGGCCGCATCACACAGGGCGCGGCGCAGCAGTTGCTCGGCGAAGTGTACTTGCGGACCAAGCAGAATGCGCTGGCCGAGCAGGTGCTACAGTCCCTTATCAACAGCAACCAGTACAAGCTGATCACGGCTCGCTATGGCGTGCGTGCTTCGCTGCCGGGCGACTACTTCTCCGATATGTTTATTATCGGCAACCAGCGCCGCAACCAAGGGAATACGGAGCTTATCTGGGGAGTTGAGCAGCAACTTTTGGTGCCTGGTGCTACCACCAATGCGCAGCAGCGTCGCATGTGGGTGCCTGCTTACTATAACATCAAGGGGATGGCGCTAGCCGATTCCCTCGGAGGACGAGGCCTAGGTCGCTTACGCCTGAGCAACTGGGTCGACTACCGCCTGTATACAGCCCAAGACATGCGCAATTCGAAGTACAACCTGAAGCGGCGCTTTTACTACAATGACCCAACCCAAACCGCTACGTACGGCAAGCGCGTAACGGGCCTAGCGGGCTCGGATACCATCTACAACATCACGCCCTACACCACCAAGTGGAACCAGTTTGATCCGAGTGACACCTTTGGTTTTGGCACCATCAAGGACATCACAATGATGCGCCTGGGCGAAACGTACCTGCTGCTGGCCGAAGCTCAGTTCAACCAGGGTAAGCTAGCTGAAGCCGCCGCGAGCATCAACGTGCTGCGTACCCGCGCCCAAGCACCCCAAGTGACGGCTAGCCAGATAACGCTCAATTTTATTCTAGATGAGCGAGCCCGCGAGTTGATTGGGGAGGAGCAGCGCCGCATTACGCTGGTGCGCACCGGTACGCTGGTCGAGCGGACGCTACGATTGAATGGAGCCTCCGTAACCGGTTTGACCGACAAGAACCTGCTGCTGCCCATTCCGCAGACGTCGATTGACCTGAATAGCAGCGGTGGTTTGACCCAAAATCCAGGGTACTAA
- a CDS encoding GH39 family glycosyl hydrolase codes for MMLNTSYFLRQPLVLLYLVLFVSFQGQAQSATRSAPTRIEVNLQQPLGPMKPIWAWFGYDEPNYTYMKDGRKLLTEISQLSPVPVYVRAHNLLTTGNGEAAMKWGSTNVYTEDAQGRPVYSWALVDSIFDTYVKRGMKPLAQIGFMPEAMSTHPEPYRHYWQPGQPYQNIITGWAYPPKDYQKWGELAYQWVRHCVQRYGQKEVESWYWEVWNEPDGFYWKGSQADFFKLFDYAADGVKRALPTARIGGPNVTGGAQKYLDAFLKHCTEETNYATGKVGTPLDAILFHAKGAPKLVNGVVVMDVRQQLRNIDGHLKIIAKYPQLKNLPIILGESDPEGCAACGMKTNPENAYRNGTMYSSYTAASLAREYALMDAYQANLIGSTNWSFEFENQPWFAGFRDLATNGVDKPVLNVFRMFGMMKGNRVAVQSPRMYPLQTVLDSSVRARPDLGALAAKDQRTATVMVWNYHDANQTSPAEPVQIYLQGLPTGAVTVTHYRIDDEHSNSYEAWKKMGSPAQPTAAQIATLEKAGQLQLLAKPTKQQVKAGSLALSMTLPRQGVSLLKVDW; via the coding sequence ATGATGCTGAACACCAGCTACTTTCTGCGGCAGCCACTCGTGCTGTTGTATCTCGTTCTTTTTGTTTCTTTTCAAGGCCAAGCTCAATCCGCAACCCGCTCTGCGCCTACTCGCATTGAGGTGAACTTACAACAGCCCCTAGGGCCGATGAAGCCAATTTGGGCGTGGTTTGGCTATGATGAGCCGAACTACACCTACATGAAGGACGGGCGCAAGCTGCTCACTGAAATCAGCCAGCTCAGCCCCGTGCCGGTATATGTGCGGGCGCACAACCTGCTGACGACCGGTAACGGCGAGGCCGCCATGAAATGGGGCTCTACCAACGTGTACACCGAAGATGCGCAAGGCCGGCCGGTCTACAGTTGGGCGCTGGTTGACAGCATCTTCGATACGTACGTGAAGCGCGGCATGAAGCCGCTAGCGCAGATCGGGTTTATGCCCGAAGCCATGTCGACACACCCGGAGCCTTACCGACACTACTGGCAGCCCGGCCAACCTTACCAGAACATCATCACGGGGTGGGCTTATCCGCCGAAAGACTACCAGAAATGGGGCGAGCTAGCCTACCAGTGGGTGCGCCACTGTGTGCAGCGCTACGGCCAGAAGGAAGTGGAAAGCTGGTACTGGGAAGTATGGAACGAGCCTGATGGTTTTTATTGGAAAGGCTCGCAAGCCGACTTCTTCAAGCTCTTCGATTACGCCGCTGATGGTGTAAAAAGGGCACTGCCCACTGCTCGCATCGGCGGACCCAACGTAACCGGTGGCGCCCAGAAATACCTAGATGCCTTCCTCAAACACTGCACCGAGGAAACCAACTACGCGACCGGTAAAGTAGGGACGCCCCTGGATGCCATCCTGTTTCACGCTAAAGGTGCACCAAAGCTCGTCAATGGCGTAGTCGTGATGGATGTGCGCCAGCAGTTGCGCAACATCGATGGGCACTTGAAGATTATTGCCAAATATCCGCAGTTGAAGAACTTACCCATCATCCTAGGCGAGTCGGACCCGGAAGGCTGCGCAGCATGCGGCATGAAGACCAACCCGGAAAATGCGTACCGCAACGGCACGATGTACTCGAGCTACACGGCTGCTTCGTTGGCTCGCGAATATGCCCTGATGGATGCGTACCAAGCTAACCTGATTGGCTCGACGAACTGGTCTTTTGAGTTTGAGAATCAGCCCTGGTTTGCGGGCTTTCGGGACCTAGCTACCAATGGCGTCGATAAACCAGTGCTAAATGTGTTTCGCATGTTTGGCATGATGAAAGGCAACCGCGTAGCCGTGCAAAGCCCGCGCATGTATCCCTTACAAACCGTGCTCGACTCTAGCGTGCGTGCTCGCCCCGACCTAGGTGCCCTCGCAGCGAAAGATCAGCGCACCGCCACCGTGATGGTGTGGAACTATCACGATGCCAACCAAACCAGCCCCGCCGAACCGGTGCAAATCTATTTGCAGGGCCTGCCTACTGGCGCCGTCACGGTGACGCATTACCGGATTGATGATGAGCACAGCAATTCATACGAAGCCTGGAAGAAGATGGGCTCACCGGCCCAGCCCACTGCCGCGCAGATTGCGACACTCGAAAAAGCAGGTCAGCTTCAGCTATTGGCTAAGCCTACCAAGCAGCAAGTAAAAGCTGGTTCTTTAGCGCTAAGCATGACGCTGCCGCGGCAAGGCGTATCGCTGCTGAAAGTAGACTGGTAA
- the kduD gene encoding 2-dehydro-3-deoxy-D-gluconate 5-dehydrogenase KduD encodes MDTSSLFDLTGKIALVTGCNKGIGQGMALGLAEAGADIIGVSASLALEGSETEQAVQALGRSFTAYQADFSKRDQVDAFIQKVQQDFPRIDILINNAGTIRRAPAAEHSDADWDEVLTINLDAPFRLARAIGGQMLAQGSGKIIFTASLLTFQGGITVPGYAASKGAIGSLVKALANEWAGKGVNVNGIAPGYIATDNTTALRNDPDRSQSILGRIPAGRWGTPDDFKGPTVFLASKAGDYVHGTILTVDGGWMGR; translated from the coding sequence ATGGATACATCTTCCCTTTTCGACCTGACCGGTAAAATTGCGCTAGTCACAGGCTGCAACAAAGGCATTGGGCAAGGCATGGCCCTGGGCCTCGCCGAAGCCGGCGCCGACATCATTGGGGTGTCAGCTTCTCTTGCCCTCGAGGGCAGCGAAACCGAGCAGGCCGTGCAAGCCCTAGGTCGTTCCTTCACCGCGTACCAAGCCGACTTCAGCAAGCGCGACCAAGTCGACGCGTTTATTCAGAAGGTACAGCAGGATTTCCCGCGCATCGATATTCTTATCAATAACGCCGGCACCATCCGTCGAGCACCCGCTGCCGAGCACTCCGACGCCGACTGGGATGAGGTGCTCACCATCAACCTCGACGCGCCTTTCCGCTTAGCCCGCGCCATTGGTGGGCAGATGCTCGCGCAAGGCTCGGGCAAAATCATCTTTACAGCCTCACTGCTCACCTTCCAGGGTGGTATCACGGTGCCGGGCTATGCCGCCAGCAAAGGCGCTATTGGTAGCTTGGTGAAAGCGTTGGCCAACGAGTGGGCTGGCAAGGGGGTGAATGTAAATGGTATTGCTCCCGGCTACATAGCCACCGACAATACCACAGCCCTGCGCAACGACCCCGACCGCAGCCAGAGCATCCTAGGTCGCATTCCCGCCGGACGCTGGGGCACCCCCGACGACTTCAAAGGACCCACGGTTTTCCTAGCTTCTAAAGCCGGCGACTACGTACACGGTACCATCCTGACTGTCGACGGCGGCTGGATGGGTCGCTAA
- a CDS encoding TonB-dependent receptor, which yields MPLQASFSVAAYAARVEGDNKVVAGSDTFVNLAAGTITGTVLDEKGDGMPGATVVLKGSTQGTTTDANGRFTLTIPADMPTPTLVISSIGYVKQEIPVGTQTTFSIKLAQNTQDLNEVVVVGYGTQKRSDVTGSVASVPQDRLERIPVSNIAQALQGAVAGVNITAASSVPGSQPSIQVRGVRSITAGTNPYLVVDGVPFPGNLNDINPNDIASIDILKDASSTAIYGTRGSNGVILVTTKRGKTGKPQIRYNGYAGPETMVYKLHPLDGPAFSAKWQEFTRQRGINLTPVPNIGETENYNAGRTTDWMDLIKQQGSIQDHNASISGGTENVKYFVSGDYFKQKGIIKGYQFQRISLRSNIDATLTDWLRVGTSAFYSTSNDDGGRADLSLAQVLSPYGNVYNPDGTYTIYPQPPEQLVKNAMLGLTTQRQDRVNQLTGTGYAEVEPTFLEGLKYRVNATYSYRPGRFANYNGRQFGDLRGTAQLINDERQNYTVENLLFYNKSFDKHHFDLTALYSAQENRYFTTTETATGFINDQIGFNSIGSGSNTPTISSYSERRTLVSQMARLNYNYDSRYLFTVTARRDGSSVFGVDADKYAIFPSVALGWNIANENFLKDQDRVSVLKLRFSYGTTGNEGINPYQTITGDALLQYAYGGVASTGLRADRIGNTRLKWEQTTSTNYAVDFGFLKNRITGTVEYYNAKTKDLLLNRQIPIISGYSTILDNVGSVQNRGLELSLTTANVQGSNFTWETTLNASGNRNKLLSLGYTSADDIGNRLFIGRSLGAVYDYVRTGVWQQGEDPSTQDPGSKPGDLKFADLNGDGKITTLDRKYLGTNYAKWQGGITNTFTYKGLSLRVFIQTVQGALKNNPNLNFLDLGGRLNSPREVGYWTADNKSQDRPSLSYINPRGYSYPSNSSFTRLKDVTLNYSFPAALVDKLKLGTLSVYVSGRNLYTWTKWIGWDPEQTYTIGNGTGNIDNPTSLLNAPTSFSPGNGVNPNFPTVRSFVFGLNIGLR from the coding sequence GTGCCTCTGCAAGCCTCCTTCTCTGTGGCCGCCTATGCGGCGAGAGTAGAAGGCGATAACAAAGTTGTCGCTGGCTCCGACACGTTCGTAAACCTAGCCGCTGGCACGATTACCGGCACTGTGCTCGATGAAAAAGGGGACGGCATGCCTGGCGCCACGGTTGTGCTGAAAGGAAGTACTCAAGGTACCACGACCGACGCCAACGGGCGCTTCACCCTAACCATTCCGGCGGATATGCCCACGCCCACACTGGTCATTTCCTCTATCGGCTATGTGAAGCAGGAAATCCCCGTTGGCACCCAGACCACTTTCTCCATCAAGCTAGCCCAGAACACGCAAGACCTGAACGAAGTCGTGGTGGTGGGCTATGGCACCCAAAAGCGTTCCGACGTAACGGGCTCGGTAGCCTCGGTGCCGCAAGACCGCTTGGAACGCATTCCGGTTTCGAACATAGCCCAAGCCTTGCAAGGAGCCGTTGCGGGCGTTAACATCACGGCTGCGTCGAGTGTGCCGGGTAGCCAGCCTAGCATCCAGGTGCGGGGCGTGCGCTCCATCACGGCCGGTACCAATCCTTACTTGGTGGTAGATGGCGTGCCATTTCCGGGCAACTTGAACGACATCAACCCCAACGACATTGCCTCCATCGACATTCTGAAGGATGCCTCTTCGACAGCCATCTACGGTACGCGAGGCTCCAACGGAGTAATCCTGGTGACTACCAAACGCGGCAAAACTGGCAAGCCCCAGATTCGCTACAACGGCTACGCAGGCCCCGAAACCATGGTGTACAAGCTGCACCCGCTCGACGGACCGGCTTTCTCAGCCAAATGGCAGGAGTTTACCCGGCAGCGCGGCATCAACCTCACGCCCGTGCCTAACATCGGGGAAACGGAAAATTACAATGCAGGTCGTACCACGGACTGGATGGATCTGATCAAGCAGCAGGGCTCTATTCAAGATCACAATGCTTCTATTTCGGGCGGTACGGAAAACGTGAAGTACTTCGTATCGGGCGACTACTTCAAGCAGAAAGGCATCATCAAGGGCTACCAGTTCCAACGGATTAGCCTGCGCTCGAACATCGACGCCACGCTCACAGACTGGCTGCGCGTTGGTACTTCGGCGTTCTACTCAACTTCCAACGACGACGGGGGCCGCGCCGACTTGAGCCTAGCTCAGGTGCTGAGCCCTTACGGTAACGTGTATAACCCCGACGGCACTTACACGATTTATCCTCAGCCCCCGGAGCAGCTGGTGAAGAACGCCATGCTAGGGCTGACCACCCAGCGCCAGGACCGCGTAAACCAGCTTACTGGCACGGGGTACGCCGAAGTGGAGCCGACCTTCCTGGAGGGGCTGAAGTACCGGGTGAATGCTACATACTCGTACCGGCCCGGCCGCTTCGCCAACTACAATGGCCGCCAATTCGGTGACCTGCGTGGCACGGCCCAGCTCATCAACGATGAGCGCCAGAACTACACGGTGGAGAACCTGCTGTTCTACAACAAGAGTTTCGATAAGCACCACTTCGACCTAACGGCGCTCTACAGTGCCCAGGAGAACCGGTATTTCACGACCACCGAAACGGCCACCGGGTTTATCAACGACCAAATCGGCTTCAACAGCATCGGCTCGGGCTCAAACACGCCGACGATCAGCTCCTACAGCGAGCGGCGGACCTTGGTGTCGCAGATGGCGCGCCTCAACTACAATTACGATAGCCGCTACCTGTTCACGGTTACGGCCCGGCGCGACGGCTCGTCGGTGTTTGGCGTCGATGCTGACAAGTACGCCATCTTCCCCTCAGTGGCCCTAGGGTGGAACATTGCCAACGAAAATTTCCTGAAAGACCAGGATCGGGTGAGCGTGCTCAAGCTGCGCTTTTCGTACGGCACGACCGGTAATGAGGGCATCAACCCCTACCAGACCATCACGGGCGACGCGCTGCTGCAATACGCTTACGGTGGGGTAGCCTCCACAGGCTTGCGGGCCGACCGCATCGGTAACACGCGGCTGAAGTGGGAACAAACCACTAGCACCAACTACGCTGTCGACTTCGGCTTCCTGAAAAACCGCATTACGGGTACGGTGGAGTACTACAATGCGAAGACCAAAGATCTGCTGCTGAACCGTCAGATTCCGATCATTTCGGGCTATAGCACCATTCTGGACAACGTAGGGTCGGTGCAAAACCGAGGCTTGGAACTGAGCTTGACCACGGCTAACGTGCAGGGCTCCAACTTCACCTGGGAAACTACGCTGAATGCCTCGGGCAACCGCAACAAGCTGCTAAGCCTAGGCTACACCAGCGCCGACGACATTGGCAACCGTCTCTTCATCGGCCGTTCGTTGGGCGCTGTGTACGACTACGTGCGGACCGGCGTGTGGCAGCAAGGGGAAGACCCCAGCACCCAGGACCCCGGCTCCAAGCCCGGCGACCTGAAATTCGCTGACCTCAACGGCGACGGCAAAATCACGACCCTCGACCGCAAATACCTAGGTACTAATTACGCCAAATGGCAGGGTGGTATCACCAACACCTTTACCTACAAAGGCTTAAGTCTGCGGGTGTTCATCCAGACGGTGCAAGGTGCGCTGAAGAACAACCCTAACCTGAACTTCCTAGACCTAGGTGGGCGCCTCAACAGCCCACGGGAAGTAGGCTATTGGACGGCCGATAACAAGAGCCAAGACCGCCCCAGCCTGAGCTACATCAACCCTCGTGGCTATAGCTACCCGAGCAATAGCAGCTTCACCCGCCTCAAGGACGTAACGCTCAATTACAGCTTCCCCGCCGCCCTGGTTGACAAGCTAAAGCTAGGTACCCTGTCGGTATACGTGAGCGGACGCAACCTCTACACTTGGACCAAGTGGATTGGCTGGGACCCCGAGCAGACGTACACCATTGGCAACGGCACCGGCAACATCGATAACCCAACGAGCCTGCTTAACGCGCCCACCTCGTTTAGTCCAGGCAATGGAGTTAACCCGAACTTTCCCACCGTGCGGTCTTTCGTGTTTGGCCTCAACATCGGCTTGCGCTAA
- the rlmB gene encoding 23S rRNA (guanosine(2251)-2'-O)-methyltransferase RlmB — protein MEKRTDRPDGPLNERRRFYDSENRPVNRPSDRADRGAGGDRAPRGDKPRYPHRPAADRSIEMLFGLRPILEALNAGRTLEKIYLLRSTKNSITQEINELAKAANIPVALVPLEKLNDLTRKNHQGAVAFVSPIDYQPLDSILAGLYEEGKTPLLLLLDRITDVRNFGSIARNAECLGVNAIVVPSRGAAQINGDALKTSAGALNLIPVCREPNLKDTIAFLQQSGVQIVACTEKAEASLETGAVDLTGPVAVLMGSEEDGISPEYLKLADHKIRIPMVGQISSLNVSVASGIMLFEVQRQRLRAAVQ, from the coding sequence ATGGAGAAAAGGACTGACCGCCCCGACGGCCCGCTGAATGAGCGCCGCCGCTTTTACGATTCCGAAAACCGCCCCGTCAATCGGCCGAGTGACCGCGCCGACCGTGGCGCGGGAGGCGACCGTGCGCCGCGTGGCGACAAGCCGCGCTACCCACACCGCCCAGCCGCCGACCGTAGCATCGAGATGCTATTTGGTTTGCGACCCATTCTAGAAGCACTGAACGCAGGCCGTACGCTGGAGAAAATCTATTTGCTGCGCAGTACCAAGAACAGCATCACACAGGAAATAAATGAGCTAGCTAAGGCCGCGAATATTCCGGTGGCGTTGGTACCGCTCGAAAAACTGAACGACCTTACCCGCAAGAACCACCAAGGTGCGGTGGCGTTCGTGTCGCCAATCGACTACCAGCCGCTAGACAGCATTTTGGCGGGCTTGTATGAGGAAGGCAAAACGCCGCTATTGCTCCTTCTCGACCGCATCACGGATGTGCGCAACTTCGGCTCCATCGCCCGCAATGCGGAATGCCTAGGGGTCAACGCCATTGTGGTGCCGAGCCGGGGCGCGGCCCAAATCAACGGCGACGCCCTCAAAACGTCGGCCGGCGCGCTAAACCTGATTCCGGTGTGCCGCGAGCCCAACCTAAAAGATACTATTGCCTTCTTGCAACAATCGGGCGTGCAGATAGTGGCCTGCACGGAGAAGGCCGAAGCTAGCTTAGAGACGGGCGCAGTTGACCTAACAGGCCCGGTAGCGGTGCTAATGGGCAGCGAGGAAGATGGCATTTCGCCCGAGTATCTGAAGCTCGCGGACCACAAGATTCGTATTCCGATGGTTGGTCAAATCAGCTCGCTCAACGTGTCGGTGGCCAGTGGCATCATGCTGTTTGAAGTGCAGCGTCAGCGACTACGCGCGGCGGTACAGTAG
- a CDS encoding GNAT family N-acetyltransferase has protein sequence MIDSLLITPATAADIPALVTLVNNAYRGDESRKGWTTEADLLEGIRTDADSLQEMLATPAVTILKGTDAEGQLIGCVYLEKKADTLYLGMLSVKPGLQAKGIGKQLLQAGETYAQQQHCRTVTMTVISVRHELITWYERRGYRLTGATEPFPTSPKFGIPNQVLTFVVMEKQLS, from the coding sequence ATGATTGACTCCCTGCTTATTACCCCGGCTACTGCAGCCGACATTCCAGCGTTGGTTACGCTGGTTAATAATGCTTACCGCGGCGACGAGTCGCGAAAAGGTTGGACTACCGAAGCGGATTTGTTGGAAGGTATTCGCACGGATGCTGACTCTTTGCAAGAGATGCTAGCTACGCCAGCTGTCACCATCCTGAAGGGCACTGATGCCGAAGGGCAGCTGATTGGATGCGTGTACCTGGAGAAAAAAGCGGATACCCTTTACCTAGGTATGCTATCAGTCAAGCCAGGCTTACAGGCCAAAGGTATTGGCAAGCAGCTGTTGCAAGCTGGGGAAACCTATGCGCAGCAACAGCATTGCCGTACAGTCACGATGACCGTCATTTCGGTGCGGCACGAGCTGATAACCTGGTACGAGCGGCGCGGCTACCGGCTGACGGGTGCTACGGAGCCATTTCCAACTTCGCCGAAATTTGGCATCCCTAACCAGGTACTGACTTTTGTAGTGATGGAGAAACAGCTGTCTTAA